A window of the Helianthus annuus cultivar XRQ/B chromosome 4, HanXRQr2.0-SUNRISE, whole genome shotgun sequence genome harbors these coding sequences:
- the LOC110933544 gene encoding cytochrome P450 71A1 gives VTPSLSPPSLFGEPLPPSYPLSNSPTGRRHPPIRRNPSPLALPEDAPDTLRRFLSKPHSLPPGPPGLPIIGNLHQLDTSDLSDYLWRLSKRYGPLMSLRLGHVQTLVVSSADMAKEILKTNDLVFCTRPILTGQQKLSYDNKDIALSPYNEYWRQMRKICTLHLFSMKQVNSFRLVREQEVFDMIARMKTRSSTKQAINLSEDVTILNSNIICRVAFGKRPSAYNYRKKGTRFGELMLECQVMFAYFFYRDYFPLMGWLDKLNGSIARLEKTFKGMGEFYQEVIDEHLNQNRPNKTQDDMVDILLKLKQDYSNDLTFDHVKGVLMNILLGGTDTSSSTVVWAMTMLMKNPDSLKKLQQEVRNAVGTKGKVEEDDLYKLDYLKAVIKETLRLYPVLPLLVPHESRDRCVLEGYEIPKKTMVYVNAWAVGRDPKFWERPEEFKPERFMGSNVEYKGVDFEWIPFGSGRRGCPGMLLGATAVEMALSNLVYSFNWELPEGTKDIDTLKTEGTVMFKKNVLLLVAKVPDNGCKSLLNLNEAK, from the exons gtcactccctctctctctcctccctctctcttcggTGAGCCGCTACCGCCCTCTTACCCTCTCTCTAACTCACCGACAGGTCGGCGGCACCCCCCAATTCGGCGAAACCCCTCCCCGCTTGCCCTCCCCGAAGACGCCCCTGATACCCTTAGAAGGTTTCTGTCAAAACCCCACTCTCTTCCGCCGGGACCACCCGGATTACCTATAATCGGAAACTTGCACCAGCTGGACACCTCCGACCTCTCAGACTACCTATGGCGTCTTTCAAAACGTTATGGCCCGTTAATGTCTCTTCGCCTTGGTCATGTCCAAACACTTGTTGTTTCTTCGGCAGACATGGCGAAAGAGATCTTGAAAACCAATGATTTGGTCTTCTGCACAAGGCCCATTTTAACAGGCCAACAGAAGTTATCATACGATAACAAAGACATAGCTTTGTCACCTTACAACGAGTATTGGAGACAGATGAGAAAGATCTGCACCCTTCATCTGTTTTCGATGAAACAAGTGAACTCATTTCGTTTGGTTCGCGAACAAGAGGTGTTTGACATGATCGCTCGGATGAAGACTCGAAGTTCTACGAAACAAGCTATAAATTTAAGTGAAGATGTTACGATTCTTAATAGCAATATTATTTGTAGGGTGGCTTTTGGGAAAAGACCATCTGCATACAATTATAGAAAAAAAGGGACACGATTTGGTGAGCTTATGTTGGAGTGTCAAGTGATGTTTGCTTACTTCTTTTATAGGGATTATTTTCCTTTAATGGGATGGCTTGATAAACTCAATGGAAGCATTGCTAGACTCGAAAAGACCTTCAAAGGCATGGGTGAGTTCTATCAGGAAGTGATTGATGAGCATTTGAATCAAAACCGACCAAACAAAACGCAAGATGATATGGTTGATATCTTGCTTAAACTCAAGCAAGATTATTCAAATGATCTCACTTTTGATCATGTAAAAGGGGTACTTATG AATATCTTGTTAGGGGGGACCGATACAAGTTCTTCAACAGTGGTCTGGGCGATGACTATGCTCATGAAAAACCCTGATTCTTTGAAGAAACTTCAACAAGAAGTGAGGAATGCAGTAGGAACGAAAGGGAAAGTAGAAGAAGATGATCTTTATAAGCTTGACTATCTAAAAGCGGTAATCAAGGAGACACTTAGACTATACCCAGTCTTACCACTTTTAGTCCCACATGAATCTCGAGATCGATGCGTTTTAGAGGGATACGAGATACCAAAGAAGACTATGGTGTATGTGAACGCATGGGCGGTTGGGCGAGACCCTAAATTCTGGGAACGACCTGAAGAGTTCAAGCCAGAAAGGTTCATGGGTAGTAATGTTGAGTATAAAGGGGTAGATTTTGAATGGATCCCGTTTGGTTCGGGTCGGAGAGGTTGTCCAGGGATGTTGTTGGGAGCTACGGCGGTGGAGATGGCTCTTTCGAATCTTGTTTATTCGTTTAATTGGGAATTGCCAGAAGGGACTAAAGACATTGACACTTTGAAGACTGAGGGGACCGTAATGTTTAAGAAGAATGTGCTTCTACTAGTCGCTAAAGTCCCCGATAATGGCTGCAAGAGTTTACTAAATCTCAACGAGGCCAAGTGA